GTACTCACGAGTCTGAATCATCTAGGATAGTGCACAGTCGTGCGTTGATTGGTTGCTTTATGATGCTTCAAGTGGTTGCGACTCAATATAACGCCACAACGCCTCATGGGCACTTGGTGTAGTAGATAGTGAAGTAGCCATTTAGGCTCCTAGCCTCTTGCCCCTTCGTTTGAAGTTGTACCTTCACCGACGACTTAACAAGTTCTTGCTGTAAATATCAAGCTTTTGATTCCAAAATTTGGTTGGTCGATGCTTGAACTTGCTCTGGTGATAGCAGTAATGGGCGGTGACCTACTGATAATTTGCAAAAATGATGTCTACATAGATTGCAAAACTTTTTAAAAGGCTTTAGAAGCATtgcaaaacttttatttataacaAACTCCTGAAACTATGCTCTTGAAATCAAAGCTTCCATTTCAATGAACAATACattcttctaaaataaaatcctaCTACAAATAAAGCAAGTTTACTATGcgtgtatttgatattataatagtttttttttattataacttaacctgaaaaaaaaattaattaaaaaaaccgcataatatagtttttttcaaaccataatttttacaatatttatgattaaaaatatatatttaagtaatgaaaactaaaataactttTGAAACCGTGGGTCATTCTATAAACATTTCATACTCTAACTTGATAGGATCTTATAGTCTAAAATCAGTGACTAGAGTCAATGATGTTAACGGTTTGTAGTTATGGAATAGGAGAGTATTACTACCATGAACTGAATTGACCTCCATTGAGGCTGCTCTGATCTCCTCTGtatattctttaattaatcAAGTAGGTTATGTTAACTAGCACTAAAGCGAATTActtcaatataatttaaattattgctaAAATTTGTCTTTGTTTAATTCTAAGAagtaaaattttatgaatatcGAATTCTCATGATGGTATGAAAACATTACATGATCGTGAATTACTATTATCCTAAATTCAGCGGTAGTGTTTGGTAtcattatgatttatttttttcaaaacaagttttgGTGAACTgctatatttattatttcttatgaatgattttataaaccgaatcaaatatttaaaaatggcTTTTAGTGCTCTGTTTTCTATTAATAGATTGTAAATGTCACACTACCACCATGAAAATCAACACAACGCCACCGCACTATCACAGCAACCACCACTATCCCATCACCATCGTTCCCCCAAACACTTCCAAAACACTGTTATCACCATTAATGTTATCCTAGTTACAATTTTGGATCATTGCTCTGAATCGAATGTTCACCGATTCAACCATcaggttgttttttattcaatgttgTGAATTTTATCAGTTTTAAAAATGATCTGATTCAGGTCACTATCACCAGTTATTTAGTTTAGCTAGTCAGATAAATCCAATTTTGATAACACTAACTACCAGAGCTATAGCATGCACTTTAACTTTATTGAAAACGAAATCACACAACCATAACCAAACCAATCAATTTGTTTTGCTATAgccatcaaaatcattatcagCACCATCACTTATACCATCATGATATGTCGTTGTCACCACAACCATACCATTATCATaacatgcattttaattatttttttcttaaaaatttttcCACAATGTttgtttctaagaaaaaaagcaattttttttaaaaaagctaaaaataaaagagaatgaacCATTTTTCTTATATGTATATGTACAAATTCATTAAAGGAAGGCTTTTATAGAAAATCTTAAATTACACTTCAAATCTCATTTATaaatgagaattaaaaaaaaaaaaaaaaaaagagtaagcaGGTCACTAACTATTAGTATGACAAAAGTGCTTCTTAAGTTGTATTATATGAGTGATTATTAAGAGCACAAAAAGAATATAGAAGGAAGTTTAAGCTTTTTGGTGGAGGTGAATGTAGaggtttaatatcaaaattcaaggaaaaaagagaacaaacatattaacATGTAGAAGTAGAGATTAAGGTCATGTTTGTGTATGCAGTAATATTGCGATTGAAACTTTGattgtaatgaaaaaaatactatttttatgtGGTAtcccaaaaacaaagaaacttaCACATAAATAGAGCAAGTCATTTTTAAATTCGTGTAACTTACtagtaaatttgattttttattgagttaagttgggatttaaaaaaaaataagtttgttttatgattttgactCAAAAAATTTGTTAGACTTCGACAGGTATcctgaaaataagaaaagaagtaTCACTAACTCTTTTTATCTAGTATTTTCATgggaatataataaataatgctGATAcatataatagaaaatatatattttctagattttatattttattttatcttactcttatactaaaataaaagatgcctttaaatattttaatgttgcataataaaattgtttttgaattaattcaaaGCCCAGAAAAGACCGTTGAGCGCCTCGTGCCTATGTCATAATAGATTGGAATGCTTGCTAGATCATAATTGCTCTAGTGAATAACTAATGAAACTAGATggaacaaaactataaataacaCAAGGCACTTGTTTTCTCGATTTTCTACTGGTTTAAGTccttccaaaaacaaaatatagagaAGTTAAGTTATGAGTTTATTGAATTGTTATTTAGGATTTAAAAGCATGTTTGACTTTGCTGCCAATTCATGAACGTAGGTTACAAATTAggagaaagtaaaaaaatggtTCTCTATAAGAGAGGGGGATTAAGTAATGGTATTTTTTCAGAGGTTGGAAATTAGAGTTCTCTGTAAGTAAAGGGATTGAAGACGTAGGAAAGAAGATTTCCCAACAGAGCAGCAGCCAGTCGAAGTCATGGTTTTTGAGTAGGCCCAAGGCTTTATTCAACCTAGGCTCAAAGTTGTCGCCGAAATGGTGAATTGACCTAGTCTACTATGTGTAGTCCATCTCTGTTGAAAACCTAACTTGTGATTGGGTCCTCCACTGACCATGGGGTTCAGGATTGACAGAAGCTCCAATATCTAATTTACTAACTTCGTATGAACATGTCAAATTAGGTTTGAAAAGGAATCCAATAGGAGAGGGATGTAAGAAGACAGCAATGAGATTTTCATTAGTGACATAACAGTATGGAGAGAAAAATAGTACTATATCCGTCCCCATAGTGATTgtctaacttttttattttcgctTGTCAAAATATCAAGTCATATATTTTCGTATAATATCTCTAATCTTGTAAGAGACCTGCGATTAAAATAAGGGTATTTTAAAGAATTGCGAATAAAGAACAATGATATAACATATCAGTTAATGACTTTTATCTCTCTAGAACCGACggaaagaataataaattacaCTAAAcatgaaacaaacaaaattggAACAAAATAGTTCAAGTTCAGGTTTATAGAAAAcccttaatttatatatatatatatatatatatatatatatatatataattgaaactgATCAAAAGATATTCTCTAGATTATAATTATATAGCTTCTTTAGACTAAGTATCTTGCTTTTTGGTTACCTAGTAAAAAAATGCAACTTGGTTAAAAAGTGATGGCAACTGCTCAGCCACTTGGAATTTGTTTCTCTCTACGTGTGTTTTTTGGACGGCGTTTgaaacacacaaaaacacataaacaaacGAGCAAATTAAATTTGCGTTCCACAAAAGGTTTATAGTTAGCTATTGTTGGAGAATTAGGAATTTTAGAAGTGAATTTGAGTTGGGGTTTGATTCATGAAAATTAGGATTGATTAGGTCTTATGTTTAGGGTGgagttcagattttttttattttctgaagtAATCCCGAGCTTTTTTGTAGCAAAAAGAAGTATTAAGAGAGGAGCAAGTAGAAGAAAGTGCTTTAGAGAaaatagaagaggaagaaataagAACTCCTCGAAACTTGTATTCCCCATTAGCCTTGCTAAGGAAAATCACTTGCCAAGTGCATCTGCTACAAACACTAAACTCTCTTCTTTTATACTTCAATGATGAATTCATCAGCATAAGAACTTCACATGACATAGGGCTTGTTAAGCTTCTTCTAGAGTTCAGATTCTGCCATACTTGATTATTCCAAATTAACCAGATAGTTCATCATTGAAAAAGTTGTGTGTGCTTATTAACTGGCACTACAAATCTAGCTTGAAATTCATCACACTACATTGTTAATAGTTTATTGAAAATCAACTAGCATAGTAAGAGGCGATTCAATCATTAAGGCTTTAATCTCTCCAAAGGCTTTCTGAGCTGAATATTTATTCAAGCATGTAGTAATAGAAACTCATAATGAAAATTTCTTGGTACAGAGACTTCTTTTTAGAAACAATAGGTATGCTATCTCAGAAACAAGCATGGCACAGAGATGTATTTGATGGTGATTTTGTTTGATTGCAAAGCTATCTACACCCATGTTCAAACCAAAATACTCATAGTCACAAATACTCgattctctctgttttttctatcttttttctcGCAATTCTTCTCATTTTAACAACATATTCTCAAAACATATAGTGCATTCAAATTACCTACTATAATTCCAAAATAatcgaaagaaaagaaatgagaacAGCAGAGAAGCATTCTCATTATGTTCCTTTTTCCTTCAatcttgttttttccttttctatattTCTAAATCGAATAATATTATCAATAGAAATACAATAGTTACATACTGTTGATAAAAGCGTAGTTAAGTATTgcaatacagaaaaaaaaaaaaaaaaaaaaaggaaaagaacccATTTGAACTCACTTCGgccataaataataaaagcatAGTTACCTATTGCAAAGTTTCTGTGGAGAACCTAAGCTATCATGTATAGTTGGAGAAAATTCATATAGTTTCATCTCAGTAATAGCTGTTACCTTTTGATGttagaataaatataataaactcCAAGAGTAAAGGCCAAAAAGCTTAATTTTTGCTTGGCATATTGTTCTTCCTAATGATCTTACTTGACAGGTAAATCCTAACAAGATAACTGAGTGTCATAAATCTATCTTCTAACTTTTGACTATCATGATTATTATTGCACCCTAATACTACTTTCATGATTTTCATCGTGATAAATCCTCAAGTCACACtagcaaaaatcaaaatcatgtcCAGCATCGCATACTTTCAATGTTTCATGCCTTCATTTTGTCCAAAACCCTTGGAACTGATAATATATCCTCTATTTAAGATCAGTCATGCCTCTTGATTAAAAAGCAAAGAATGTTAAGCATGTTTCCCACTACTGTATGACAGCAGGAGGCTAGAAACTGTCTCCCCCTGAAACTACATATGACATGGGCATTAATGTTCGATGATACAAGGCCTTCCGTAGAAGAGTTGGTTATTATTGACCTTTCATGTTGGCTAGCAGTCTAAATGAAAGCCTTAGCCTTAGAATGCTATCAAGATACAAAAAGACAATAAGTAAATACAATCCGCATAAATGAAAAATGACCACCACAACACACACTAACAAGGGCTCATAGAAGTGAACCTTACAACCATTATCCACTGTAAATTTTAGAAGATGGAAGAAATAGGAAAATACCTGTCATATGGATTGTCAGAGATTTTTATGCTGGCTAAACTTCACTTGTAGCTTCAATTCTGGACCATAGCAAAACAGATCCAAGTAAATTAGCAAAACTACCTCCTAGTTAATTGTTCacatgtaaatattttaaaaacaaatatatttgcaAATTGAAATGAATTACCGAGTTGCAATTTTGATTGTTCATCTACTTTCATTGTTctagaattatataaaagaatttcaCGGAAATTGAAGCAAGTACTTTATATAGCATCCATGAGTGGTTACAATATGATGCAGTTTTTGGAGTATTCATTATTATACTTACGTTTTATTGATTCTCTGTTGGTATTTGCTTCACAATACTTGTAGGTTCCTTGCTTGCTTATCAGTTGTACTATGTTCCTTTATGCCCAGTTTGAGGATTTCTGAGTTGCGCAATGTTCCTTTGTGTACAGTTTGAGAAATATCCTTGAGCGCTATGACACACATAAAACTAAAAGTCAAGAAATAGCAATCTGCAAGAACGTTGATAAAACCAAGGTTAGTCGATTATTCATCATTTTGCCAAAACTTGTTATTGCATTCAATATTTGAGCATAGCACTAGAAATCTCTAAATTTCCAAAAGATACAGCTTTTCGATTATtccattttattatattttgggCAAAAATGCGTGAGATCAAACTCCGGAGGAAAGAGCCACTTAAAAACTACTTCAACTCTGTTTTCGAAACCTAATAGTAAAAGGGAACTTtttgagagggagagagatttTGTGAAATCCTTATAGGCAACCACCCAGAATATGGCACAGCTTTTGCTGGGAAACACTGGAACGCAATTGCTGAATAGAGGGGTTCACGGTGCATATGATGCTCTGTGCTTCTTCAGGCTACCTATATCAAtgtcttaaaatgttttctatcATGTATGTGCACTTTTACGTGGATGCCTATGACACATACATGCATGTTACTTCAGGGATCAGTGCACAGCTCCTGGAGGAAGGATGTGTTTTGCTAGGAGGATCATTTTGTAGGGGGGGAAAAACAGAGAAATAGAAAGTGTGAAATGTGAAGGCACTGCTGTACAGAGTAGACTAGTGACCAGATTTATAGTCATAGGCATAGGGCAGTGCAATGATTGTTCAAGATTATTGGCTTTGCTAAAGTAACCATAGATTAATAGGCTCGAATATTAACTTCCATATTAATCAGGTTCAAGAGGTTTTCAGTCTTTTTATTTTCGTGTTTAAATAGTTGTTTTTTGTGGGATGAGTTTTCTTTAGTTCAATGATCCAGCATTTGAGTTACCAAACTTGGTTGAACTACCCCATGATAGAAGCCATCATGGCAAGGGAAATTTTCCATAAAGTCACTTCGATTCAAATTTGACAAAGCTAAATACAGCAATttgatgaagattttatttcacttttttcttttttctttttttttgccttttagaATTCTAGATCCTCTTGATGAAATCAAAATTGCCTAGCTTTCATTTTGTTTACCTTTTGGAAATTCAGCAGAATCATCACGCAGAATACATGGGTCCCAGCTATATGGATGCTAACCCACTCCAAATGGTCCAAAGGTATCATCAATCTTCAGATTCATGTCATACGCTTCATGGAAATTGACATGTTGCATTCCACTGGACCTATCACTAGCATTTATTGGCTCTTTTTTGCAGGTACTTTGAAGGGAAGAACATAGAACAGCTAAATATAACTCAACTCATTCAGCTAGAAAGAGAACTGGACTCCACACTAGTTTACACCAGAGGAAGAAAGGTCAGTTGTCCAATTCAAACCCATGATCAACAGAACAGCCTTGTTTGTTGGTTGTGAGAGCTTGAAACTCTTCATTACTGCAATTATCTAATATCATGTTCCATCTATTTAACACACTTAACTACTCCTAAACAAAATGTGAGTGACTTAGCAATCGAAATACTGAAACATTTGAATAATGGTGATATGTAGACAGAAGCAATGATGAAGTCCGTAACAGCCCTCCATCAGAAGGTATGCCatcctctctttctttcaaATAAATTGGGCGTATTTATTGAAGCTTTGTGGTTCTGGATTAAGTGTTGTCAGTTCAAGTACTTCCGTTTTATTTATGCGCGCACCAAGAGTTAAGTTAGTTTTCTTAAGTGACTGCATGCAAGTGTCATGAATTGTTATGTGCAAATGAAgaaagtttatatgatgaacatTAAGAAAGAATCGAAACTGTCCAAGCCTGTCCCTACCATTCGTAAAGAACAAAGGTAGGAATCAAACTATGAAATCTACCACTGCCAAGCATACATGTACCAGTCATTTCTGTAAATTGTGGCAAGAGATTCCAGCATACACTAACAATAAAAATGATGGGAACGAAAACGATACCATGATTGAAAGCGAAGCGCTGTTTAGTATTTGATGGAACACGGAAATACTTTTATGCGACTCCTAGATCCATAAGCTGAGGTGGATTTAATCTGCAATAATCAGAATTAGACTTACTTGCCCCTAGAGGCTTACGCAGTTGCAAGAGGGGGTGCTTGATGGCTTCTAAACCAGATAAGCCATTCTCCACTGTACAGCTGCTCCTCCTAGAAGCAATATTAGTTACACGATGAGCACTTAAAATGCATGGAAGAGAATGGTACCTTTATTGAACTGCTGCCTGTGTTGCAAGGCTCTCATATAGTCACATTCTATCCGTACGGGTTCGTCATTCTTTGGATGGGTGTACAAAAAGATGGGACAAATCATTTAAGTTTGTTGCGTTAAATAATTGGATGGTAGGTGTTTTGTCAGGAGCATATCCACAGCCTGATATGGCATGTAACAAAATTCATTTGCATAGGAATACTAGGTAGAATGTGTTCTGTTTCAGTATGTTGTTTCATGGAAGTGAGAACATTTTCTAGAAGATGTGAGAGGCAGAGGAATGGGGTTGAGGAGGCAGGTAGAGACGGTTGCTGTTGGGAAAACAGATGGGGAGTGATTaattatcatgaaaaacaaTTCCTAATGATAAGAGGAACAAAGGATTGTCCCAAGAAACTTAGTGGTCTTTTCTCCTCACATTCTTGCAGTTTAGGCTTAATGTGTTGCTTTTCTTTAGGCTCTGGTTTTCCCCTTGAATTACTATGGGAGTACTAACTAGTAATTCCACTCAAAACAGCAAGAGAAAGCACAAAACTAAGAATTTGTAGCTAGGTTGTCAATAAATTACATGGGAATTTTTCTGATTGCTTCTTCACTTTCGCATTCAAGGTTTGGTGTGCAACTTTTTTCCTACTGGGCAGGGTCATTATTTTGTTGGCTTCTCTATTTCTCCTGTGTCTCGTGTTGCTTTCGTGTCTCCAAGATTAGGTCTCTTATTGTTTTAAGTGCCTAATAAACGTAGTGCTCTTGCTTAAGCTGTCAAGGTTACAAGCGGATCGATACTTTGCTAACTCCCATTTTCTATTACTAATTACAGGAACAAGATCTGACAGATGaaaataatctcatagaaagagAGGTAAACTCAGTTGAAATATTcttgtaaaataaaacaaaacttgaacaaCTCGCCTAATATCAGATATGTACTGATCAGCTTGCCTCTCTGTATCATGAAAACCAGATATCTGCAATCATCAACAATGGCAACCTCGCCGGCCAGCATGGCCGTGTTGTTGAAGATCCGGATTGTGTTCATCCTTCTCCACTGGACTTGTTCCACTTTTAGCAAGATCTCAAAAGGACAGATGGCGAATCCCGGATGCTTACGTCTGGGGAATAACATATAGGCATTTATTATACCCACCTCGTGCCAGGTGGtggtcaaaacaaattattaagcaTGTAACTAGTTGCCAGTTGGAAGCACAAGCCTTTACCAAGTGGCACGTCAGCTTACCTATATATATGTCTGCTCAGGATTGGGCCGTTAAGTTGGGTCCCTTATATGCTAGTAGTGCCTGTGAATAATTGCTGCATGCACGGCAGGCGTCATGTCTACCACGCATGGGGGTAGATGCCGGGATTGCGAGACCGGTCCGATGACCCTGCAGCTAGTAGTGGCTTCAGGATGGTTATCATGACTACTGTTGTTATTATGATCATAATAATCGCTGTTATTGATGTTATTTCCTTGCCTTGGTAGGAGAACATATATTTCACGGGGACTAGCTCGGGCTCTTTTAATGGCCGTCCTTCACGGTGCCGTATGCAAAAACTTGCATCCTATTTCTTGCAAAATGCCCTGTAATTTACACTTGTGAGCGGCTTATCGTTGTTTCAAGCACATGACAAGGCATCCATAGTTCTGACAAACATGTgatctcctcctccttcttggCCCCTAACCCTGAGATCAGAACGATGAAACAACCTTAGCTGACATCTATATATACATCTcctttttttgaatattgaaaCTGGGAAACTGCCATATGCAGAGTGGagaaatatcatgaaaaatgcTAAACTCGTGAGAGGTTGGAGAACCTCTAGGATGACGTGGCTCTTTGCATGGTTAGATTGACGTGGCAAGTATTGGAGGATGCATGGTGGCTAGATTCGCTGATGCACTCACGCAACAAGCTCCCGGCCCTGATGGGCTCGAGATCCTTGGATATCCCaagttagaaaaaagaaaaagaaaaaaagaaaaagatggtaCTGTAGGTATTGAAATTAAGAGATGACATACCAGAGGAGGATGAACAAGgattgagagatgagagatttGGGAACCCCTCCCTGGCTCATAGAGTCTCTGGAGCCCCGCTAAGTTGCTTGGAAAGGAGGGTATAGATGTAAATCCCCTTGCCACTTGTGATCTCAAAGCATGATGATCAGGAGATGAATTTCTAGAATATTCGATGAGATATTGTGAAGCCTAGCTAGATGGTGAAATCGTCAACTTGGCAGAAGCACGTGTGTCTCCATTCGATGCATGAAAGCTCTTTGTATGCCTCCTTGTATATGATCAATAGGAGAGTACTAGTCCGTGCCTGAGCGAATAGGCACCGTGCTGTCTTTTTCTCAGACAAGCGTAAGTGGCTCCTCATTCCTGGTATTTTAATACTTGGTTAAGCTGTGCTTTTGTGTCCCGGCAGAGGGAGAAATGTTGACTCCTTGTATTCGGAGGGGCTGCAACCTTTTTTTCATGGGTATAAAGATACTTTTTCCCATTTTCAAAGGGCATTTGCCTTGATGATGATATCTATACAGGTgatagataatatatatatataccctgaatatatatatatatatagagagagagagagagagagagagaggca
This genomic interval from Populus alba chromosome 1, ASM523922v2, whole genome shotgun sequence contains the following:
- the LOC118063580 gene encoding MADS-box transcription factor 14-like isoform X2, translated to MVRGKVQLQRIEDKSSRQVCFSKRKRGLLKKAKELSVLCDVEMAVIIFSSTGKLFEFCSGNSLRNILERYDTHKTKSQEIAICKNVDKTKNHHAEYMGPSYMDANPLQMVQRYFEGKNIEQLNITQLIQLERELDSTLVYTRGRKTEAMMKSVTALHQKEQDLTDENNLIEREISAIINNGNLAGQHGRVVEDPDCVHPSPLDLFHF
- the LOC118063580 gene encoding MADS-box protein 04g005320-like isoform X1, with the translated sequence MVRGKVQLQRIEDKSSRQVCFSKRKRGLLKKAKELSVLCDVEMAVIIFSSTGKLFEFCSGNSLRNILERYDTHKTKSQEIAICKNVDKTKQNHHAEYMGPSYMDANPLQMVQRYFEGKNIEQLNITQLIQLERELDSTLVYTRGRKTEAMMKSVTALHQKEQDLTDENNLIEREISAIINNGNLAGQHGRVVEDPDCVHPSPLDLFHF